In Chitinibacter sp. FCG-7, the genomic stretch GGAGGCGACGCTGCTGGAGTTGATCAAATCCGGCGTCGGGATCGGTATTCTGGCCGAGCGCACGGCGCAACGCTTTGCGTCGGATGGCTCGATTGTGTTGTGGCGCGGTGGAGAGGTGGTGACTCGTGCGCCGCTGCAGTTTATCTACTCGGGCGATAGGGTGTCTGACCCAATGATGCACAAGTTGTGCGCAACGCTGAAAACAATCTGGAATCTGGAATAGCCAGCAGGGTATATGCCGCTAAACCATGTGGGGTGTTTGCTACAAGGCAATACCTATTGATTGGTAAAGACTTTGGGCAAACAAAAACCCCGCCGAGGCGGGGTTTCGAGTATGGTCACCAGCACTGAATTACTTCAGTTTGGTTTCCTTGTAGATCACGTGCTTGCGAGCAACGGGATCGAACTTCTTGATTTCCATCTTTTCTGGCATGGTACGTTTGTTTTTGGTCGTCGTGTAGAAATGACCAGTACCTGCAGAAGATTCGAGCTTGATCTTATCGCGCATCTTAAATTACCTCGGAATTATAGTTCGCCGCGGGCGCGCAAGTCAGCCAATACTACGTCGATGCCTTTCTTGTCGATCAGGCGCAACGCAGCGTTAGAAACACGCAAACGGATGAAACGGTTTTCGCTCTCAACCCAGAAACGGCGTGATTGCAGATTCGGGAGGAAGCGGCGTTTTGTTTTGTTATTGGCGTGGGAAACGTTATTCCCGGTCATCGGGCCTTTGCCGGTGACTTTGCATACTCGTGCCATGATTCTTGTCCTAACGTCGGAACTGGAAAAGTCCACGTTTATATCACAGATCGCCCTTCGAGTTCAAGTCAAAGGTGCAAAATGCGGGGTTAATCGGAATAAGTGGTGCTTGCAGTGTTGTTCTGCGGTATCAATCTCACGCGACAGCAATGCTAGCTAAGTCGCCCATCCCGAAAGGTGTAGCCGCCTGTCTTTGGAGGGCGTGGCAGATTGGTGAACACATCTGCCTTTA encodes the following:
- the rpmB gene encoding 50S ribosomal protein L28, encoding MARVCKVTGKGPMTGNNVSHANNKTKRRFLPNLQSRRFWVESENRFIRLRVSNAALRLIDKKGIDVVLADLRARGEL
- the rpmG gene encoding 50S ribosomal protein L33: MRDKIKLESSAGTGHFYTTTKNKRTMPEKMEIKKFDPVARKHVIYKETKLK